Proteins encoded within one genomic window of Trichoderma asperellum chromosome 2, complete sequence:
- a CDS encoding uncharacterized protein (EggNog:ENOG41), whose product MDSYSGSYRDGPARSPNERTWGRDDSRSRDDRGDTFYRARSPGNERRDRRRSRSPPPVDRYEPRPRRDGRDDRDREDRRRIASPPANIDRYVPGQDSGPASVPVNPLADPSKLPYQVGFSYFGEWWRMNEKIRDDKEHARTGRRREPDRNRGSRDTQEDREKEKAKIQVAYDAYKEELQAKMARAFVSEHKKEQWFKERYVPEIRDEFKAKLQDFRRTAYGQWEQDLESGIFDEFSLEGIPKSESNGAGGIIEKEEGEATAANEILGVGDLVPVNGADIRDENQFQPTLLIKTIAPHVSRQNLEAFCRENLGEEEGGFKWLSLSDPNPSKRYHRIGWVMLHPSSDSAPPMDRANPEDEDGDVAIRSPPPPASAAEKALEAVNGKTVKDEARGDFVCHVGVHNPPLHPRKKALWDLFSAPERIEKDLRLVKRLVNKYEEDFGSDFQAILKIEEKVDDLKNAGRLQPAIPPTPTKKTKTREPGMDEAMDDDEEAAEEEEEEEGAVEDEEVDDEEMLVKKKQLDLLIEYLRRVFHFCFFCVFESDSVHELTRKCAGGHLRRPQSTLTSSARAVARASANGDPFPDKKRNEGDNEADGESVEGDNKKFRNLSSKTEQQLLRAYNWVKTFEDKLTQILEPNAVDIRKLGGRPVDEAIDEELAKHVKQEDEHKWRCKVPECTKLFKEDHFWKKHVEKRHGEWLDGLKQEFELINAYVSDPAHIAPSRTDANSNGHFPPTSGQSASGTPRGFNLQNFSMNGVMGMPGFPMGPGNFPSLFAGMQASNWNSAGDDRSGGPVRRGGMSGGRGGYRSAPYDRRGGNRWDGGGGRHRNGGSRWGDGAGAAAAAPREAVQGRSLKSYEDLDQVSGGGNGGAELNY is encoded by the exons ATGGACTCCTATTCAGGATCTTATCGTGACGGCCCGGCTCGATCACCCAATGAAAGAACATGGGGCCGCGACGATTCGAGAAGTAGAGATGACAGAGGTGATACTTTCTACCGCGCGAGATCTCCTG GCAATGAGCGCCGAGACCGCCGACGTTCACGTTCCCCGCCTCCGGTTGACCGATACGAGCCTCGACCTCGTCGTGATGGCCGTGACGATAGAGACCGAGAGGACCGACGTCGCATAGCCTCACCACCGGCGAACATCGATCGCTACGTGCCTGGGCAGGACAGTGGACCAGCTAGCGTTCCCGTAAACCCTCTGGCAGATCCATCCAAGCTTCCTTATCAAGTTGGATTCTCCTACTTCGGTGAATGGTGGAGAATGAACGAAAAAATCAGGGACGATAAAGAGCACGCCCGAACAGGGCGGAGACGAGAGCCCGACAGGAATAGAGGTTCTCGAGACACCCAAGAGGATcgtgagaaagaaaaagccaaaatcCAAGTAGCATACGATGCGTATAAAGAAGAGCTCCAAGCCAAGATGGCCAGGGCCTTCGTTTCGGAACATAAAAAAGAGCAATGGTTCAAAGAAAGATATGTTCCTGAAATCAGGGATGAATTCAAAGCCAAGCTCCAAGATTTTCGACGAACCGCGTATGGTCAGTGGGAGCAAGATTTAGAATCTGGCATTTTTGACGAGTTCTCTCTTGAGGGCATTCCAAAAAGCGAAAGTAATGGAGCTGGTGGTATAATTGAAAAGGAGGAGGGCGAAGCAACAGCCGCTAACGAAATTTTGGGAGTCGGCGATTTGGTTCCCGTGAACGGGGCTGATATCCGTGATGAAAATCAATTTCAGCCCACTCTCCTTATCAAGACTATTGCTCCTCATGTTAGTCGCCAGAATCTAGAAGCCTTCTGCAGAGAAAATCtcggagaagaggaaggcgGCTTTAAGTGGCTATCTCTTTCCGACCCAAACCCCAGCAAGAGATATCACCGTATTGGCTGGGTTATGCTTCATCCTTCTTCGGATAGCGCGCCGCCAATGGATCGCGCAAACcccgaagatgaagatggagacgtAGCAATAAGATCGCCACCTCCCCCTGCTTCGGCCGCGGAGAAAGCTCTGGAAGCTGTAAACGGGAAGACGGTCAAAGATGAGGCTCGAGGAGACTTTGTCTGCCATGTCGGAGTACACAACCCTCCCCTTCATCCCAGAAAGAAAGCGCTTTGGGACTTGTTTTCCGCGCCAGAGCGAATTGAAAAGGACCTTCGCTTGGTTAAACGGCTAGTCAACAAGTACGAAGAAGACTTCGGCTCTGATTTCCAGGCCATTTTGAAAATCGAAGAAAAAGTTGACGATCTAAAAAACGCCGGTCGCCTACAGCCTGCGATCCCCCCCACTCCAacaaagaagacgaagactcGGGAGCCTGGAATGGATGAAGCAatggacgatgatgaggaggccgctgaagaagaggaagaggaagaaggggctgtggaagatgaggaagttgatgacgaggagatgttggtgaaaaagaagcagctcgaCCTGCTGATCGAGTATTTGCGCCGCGTCTTCcacttctgcttcttttgcgTATTTGAGAGCGACTCTGTGCATGAGCTTACACGAAAATGCGCTGGTGGACATCTACGCCGACCTCAAAGTACTCTCACATCTTCCGCTAGGGCCGTTGCTAGGGCCAGTGCGAATGGAGATCCTTTCCCcgacaagaaaagaaatgagGGCGATAATGAGGCTGACGGAGAGTCGGTGGAGGGAGACAACAAAAAGTTCCGCAATTTGTCTTCCAAAACTGAGCAACAGCTTCTCCGCGCCTATAACTGGGTTAAGACTTTTGAGGACAAGCTAACGCAGATCCTGGAACCCAATGCCGTTGATATTCGCAAGCTTGGTGGCAGACCAGTTGATGAGGCTattgatgaagagctggccAAACATGTCAAGCAGGAGGACGAACATAAATGGAGATGCAAAGTTCCAGAGTGTACCAAGCTTTTCAAAGAAGATCACTTTTGGAAGAAGCATGTAGAAAAAAGACATGGGGAATGGTTGGATGGCTTGAAACAAGAG TTTGAACTTATCAACGCCTACGTCTCAGATCCAGCACATATTGCTCCTTCGCGAACCGACGCGAATTCAAACGGTCACTTCCCACCTACCAGCGGCCAATCAGCATCAGGTACCCCTCGTGGCTTCAATCTACAAAACTTCTCCATGAATGGCGTGATGGGCATGCCCGGATTCCCCATGGGTCCCGGAAACTTTCCCTCGCTGTTTGCAGGCATGCAAGCAAGTAACTGGAACTCTGCGGGCGACGACCGCTCAGGGGGCCCTGTCCGTCGAGGCGGAATGTCTGGTGGGCGAGGCGGATATCGTTCTGCACCGTATGATCGTCGTGGTGGCAACCGCTGGGATGGAGGCGGTGGTCGACACCGCAACGGCGGGTCGCGATGGGGAGACGGAGCTGGCGCTGCGGCCGCCGCCCCCCGAGAAGCTGTGCAGGGCCGTAGTTTGAAGAGCTACGAAGACCTTGACCAAGTGTCTGGTGGCGGAAACGGGGGCGCTGAGCTAAACTATTAA